One Dysgonomonadaceae bacterium PH5-43 DNA segment encodes these proteins:
- a CDS encoding hypothetical protein (product_source=Hypo-rule applied; cath_funfam=1.10.443.10; superfamily=56349), which produces MARRSFIGNIYKKLKDPNLVGALSGHKEGSKAFARYRTIDDEMKKELINLLN; this is translated from the coding sequence ATGGCAAGGCGTAGCTTTATCGGGAATATCTATAAAAAATTAAAGGATCCGAATCTTGTCGGAGCTTTGAGTGGACACAAAGAAGGAAGCAAAGCTTTTGCCCGATATAGAACCATTGACGATGAGATGAAGAAAGAGTTAATAAATCTATTGAATTGA
- a CDS encoding hypothetical protein (product_source=Hypo-rule applied) translates to MLIPKLVASHQLLVLHSIPVGNASLAVQLWKFYPFGSLNFYLLVFNYEFTRLSLCANS, encoded by the coding sequence ATGCTCATTCCGAAGCTTGTTGCTTCGCACCAACTCTTAGTTCTTCACTCTATCCCCGTAGGCAACGCTTCGCTCGCCGTACAGCTATGGAAGTTTTACCCCTTTGGGTCTCTTAACTTTTATCTTTTAGTTTTTAACTACGAGTTTACTCGTTTGTCGCTTTGCGCCAACTCTTAG